A part of Denitratisoma oestradiolicum genomic DNA contains:
- a CDS encoding helix-turn-helix transcriptional regulator: protein MDRTERFYKIDQLLSERRVVPFTVLEETLGVSRATIKRDLEYLRNRLHAPIVWDRELRGYCFEAAPQSGNAQYELPGLWFNASEIHALLTMQHLLAGIDSGGLLAPHIEPLKIRLRALLDTEEGASDEIQKRIKVIGMASRPPGLEHFAVVGSALLRRKRLLMSYFTRGRGQMTEREVSPQRLVHYRENWYLDAWCHLRNELRSFAVDAIQRVELVDVPAKNIGQKTLDAVLGAGYGIFSGRKVSWARLRFTAERARWVSMERWHPRQKGRFLEDGSYVLDIPYSDMRELTSDILRYGTDVVVEAPEELRQVVRSKLEGALQSYR, encoded by the coding sequence ATGGACCGAACCGAGCGCTTCTACAAGATCGATCAACTGCTCAGTGAGCGCCGGGTCGTCCCCTTTACGGTACTGGAGGAGACGCTGGGCGTCTCCCGGGCGACCATCAAGCGCGATCTGGAGTACCTGCGCAATCGTCTCCATGCCCCCATTGTCTGGGACCGGGAGTTGCGCGGATACTGCTTCGAGGCGGCTCCCCAGAGCGGCAATGCCCAATACGAGTTGCCGGGCCTGTGGTTCAACGCGTCGGAAATTCATGCCCTGCTGACCATGCAGCACCTGTTGGCAGGCATTGACAGCGGAGGTTTGCTGGCACCCCATATTGAGCCCCTGAAAATCCGTCTGAGGGCCTTGCTGGATACCGAGGAAGGGGCCAGCGATGAAATCCAGAAACGGATCAAGGTCATCGGCATGGCCTCCCGTCCGCCCGGATTGGAGCATTTTGCGGTGGTCGGTTCCGCCCTGTTGAGACGCAAGCGTCTGCTGATGAGCTACTTCACCCGGGGGCGGGGACAAATGACCGAACGGGAAGTATCCCCCCAGCGCCTGGTGCATTACCGGGAGAACTGGTATCTGGATGCCTGGTGTCACCTGCGCAACGAACTGCGCAGTTTCGCTGTCGACGCCATCCAGCGGGTGGAACTGGTGGATGTTCCTGCCAAGAACATTGGACAGAAAACCCTGGATGCCGTGCTTGGTGCCGGGTACGGAATTTTTTCCGGGCGCAAGGTTTCCTGGGCTCGGCTGCGCTTCACCGCCGAAAGGGCCCGCTGGGTTTCCATGGAGCGCTGGCATCCGCGGCAAAAAGGGCGCTTCCTGGAGGATGGCAGCTATGTGCTGGATATTCCCTACAGCGACATGCGTGAGCTGACCTCCGACATACTGCGCTATGGCACCGATGTGGTGGTGGAGGCACCCGAAGAGCTACGGCAGGTTGTGCGATCAAAACTTGAGGGGGCCTTGCAGAGCTATCGCTGA
- a CDS encoding LysR family transcriptional regulator, whose product MNKIDIRRGDIHLLVAFEAIYREGTVTRASEKLHITQSTLSHALRRLRELFGDPLFERQGNVMAPTAMARSLIGPIQAGLGMLENSVRQIVPSQPSRMRRKLNIGMVSVDEAGFLPQLVARLDQNLGYDFIVSSYESGKFEARLAAGKFDLAIQPLAPHSEHIHRQVLTREGVAVVARCGHPAVKAGKLTLEDYMSQRHIVLAPGNLWSDMIDLAFQQFRLNRQVQVRCHDQWTACKIVATTDCLLTASGTAIGKVLEHFPENQLLAVPNELKMMEQEVYIYWHESQDNDPANQWLRDNLSSIYKRGASKEKGSKVKNSP is encoded by the coding sequence ATGAATAAAATCGATATACGTCGCGGAGATATTCATCTTCTGGTGGCCTTTGAAGCCATTTACCGGGAGGGCACTGTCACCCGGGCAAGCGAAAAGCTGCATATCACCCAGTCCACCCTCAGCCACGCTTTGCGCCGGCTCCGGGAGCTTTTCGGTGATCCGCTGTTCGAACGTCAGGGAAATGTCATGGCACCGACGGCGATGGCCCGCAGCCTGATCGGACCGATCCAGGCGGGGCTGGGCATGCTGGAAAATTCAGTGCGTCAGATCGTGCCATCCCAGCCCAGCCGCATGCGGCGCAAGCTCAATATCGGCATGGTCTCAGTGGACGAGGCGGGTTTCCTGCCTCAATTGGTTGCCCGTCTGGACCAGAACCTTGGATATGACTTTATCGTTTCCAGTTATGAATCCGGAAAGTTCGAGGCACGGCTTGCCGCAGGCAAGTTTGATCTGGCCATTCAGCCCTTGGCGCCCCATTCAGAGCATATCCATCGTCAAGTATTGACGCGAGAAGGTGTTGCTGTCGTTGCCCGTTGCGGCCATCCGGCGGTGAAAGCTGGCAAGCTGACCTTGGAAGACTATATGTCGCAACGCCATATCGTGCTGGCTCCAGGCAACCTCTGGTCGGACATGATTGATTTGGCATTTCAACAATTTCGCCTGAACCGGCAAGTGCAGGTACGTTGTCATGACCAATGGACTGCCTGCAAGATCGTTGCCACAACAGATTGCCTGCTGACAGCCTCAGGCACAGCCATAGGTAAAGTCTTGGAGCATTTCCCAGAAAACCAGCTGTTAGCAGTACCCAACGAGTTGAAAATGATGGAGCAAGAGGTATACATCTACTGGCATGAGTCCCAGGATAACGACCCGGCTAACCAGTGGCTACGCGATAACTTATCGTCGATATACAAAAGGGGGGCCAGCAAAGAAAAGGGATCTAAGGTGAAGAATTCACCATAA
- a CDS encoding BKACE family enzyme, with product MRMPWELEWDVEPPCTELAKPLVINVAPGQMMTMRGQNPHLAYSPREIADQVIAAHKEGATMWHVHPRHPEEGHMFFSLAERARLHIEMCDYVFAECPDIITDPGEGDMPPPDWEGMIPKFETINAERRHAPSFKDLLAADKGGSRYCEVSVVNCHTFVSGDVVVVETPRSWASAVEYFQKNGIKPELAAYNDVSLHEIKKYLIEPGLVQKPYLIDLCMGVHNTVDIHNTMEGMEHLMRYVRALPQDSVWQCIAGGRNLLPITAAAVMLGADVVRVGMEEGIYRYPHQDNIITNCAEMVRAVADIARAVGRPIATPAQAREILGLKAR from the coding sequence ATGAGAATGCCCTGGGAACTCGAATGGGATGTGGAGCCCCCTTGCACCGAACTGGCCAAACCCCTGGTGATCAATGTAGCGCCGGGACAGATGATGACCATGCGCGGACAGAATCCTCATCTGGCCTACTCGCCCCGGGAAATCGCCGATCAGGTGATCGCCGCCCATAAGGAAGGCGCCACCATGTGGCACGTCCATCCGCGCCATCCCGAGGAAGGGCATATGTTCTTCTCCCTGGCGGAGCGGGCTCGGTTGCACATCGAGATGTGCGACTACGTCTTCGCCGAATGTCCGGACATCATCACCGACCCCGGTGAGGGCGACATGCCGCCGCCGGACTGGGAAGGCATGATCCCGAAATTCGAGACCATCAATGCCGAGCGTCGTCACGCGCCGTCCTTCAAGGATCTGCTGGCTGCCGACAAGGGTGGCAGCCGCTACTGCGAAGTCAGCGTGGTGAATTGCCACACATTTGTGTCCGGCGACGTGGTGGTGGTGGAGACCCCCCGCAGCTGGGCCTCGGCCGTCGAGTATTTCCAGAAGAACGGCATCAAGCCGGAACTGGCCGCCTACAACGACGTCTCCCTGCACGAGATCAAGAAATATCTCATCGAGCCGGGCCTGGTGCAAAAGCCCTACCTGATCGATTTATGCATGGGCGTCCATAACACCGTGGACATCCACAACACCATGGAAGGCATGGAGCATCTGATGCGCTATGTGCGCGCCCTGCCCCAGGACAGCGTCTGGCAGTGCATTGCCGGTGGCCGCAACTTGCTGCCGATCACCGCCGCCGCCGTGATGCTGGGCGCCGACGTAGTGCGCGTGGGCATGGAAGAAGGCATCTACCGCTACCCCCATCAGGACAACATCATCACCAATTGCGCCGAAATGGTCCGCGCCGTGGCGGACATCGCCCGCGCCGTCGGACGCCCCATCGCCACCCCGGCCCAGGCCCGGGAAATCCTCGGCCTCAAGGCCCGCTAA